The following are encoded together in the Candidatus Eremiobacterota bacterium genome:
- a CDS encoding tetratricopeptide repeat protein, whose amino-acid sequence MGRQEKRKCSDSRQGGRQALLVFLLVAVTFTAFFPSLQNGFTNWDDDEYILNNPLVFELSWENLKGIFNFSDPSLYRSNILVKSLYVPLTTLSFAVEYHFSGPSPFTFHLTNLVLHCLNTTLVFWLFLLLARNEWAAFIVALLFGIHPLHVESVAWITERKDVLYAFFYLLSMIAYLHWRTHRKPLFYGLTLAFFVLSLLAKPMAITLPAVLLLLDWYEERALKADFLVNKLPFILLCIGELLILRTIGEIGKAVETDLGPAPTLGYNLIVAGYGFYFYFSKMLLPVNLSAVYRHPVEAKTAGSLPWEFTATGVIAPLVFALALYFARRSREVLFGLLFYLITILPVSQILPIPPGIAADRYFYVPSLGYFFIIALGVLWIHQGLSREHSPAARGILALGAAMVITLSILTWERCGVWKDSITLWNDTSMKDSRNLNAYYGRCLAYIEQKDFDAALAECTTVLSVNPYDASAHNNCGVIFFMTGKTDEAIAYYDKAIAYSPRFSEAHGNRGAARQKKGDLESALVDCDRAVEYNPYNADAFTTRGLVHQHKGEFREALRDYDRALFLDPMHKDALNNRGSLHAAMKEYDRAVADLTEALRLSPGHAGILSNRGTVFFLKKDYDKALDDLREALRLDPSHLRARVTLAHTLHRMGNDPKALAELAKVLERDPSFLDAYRVRMEIHRDRNEPEAVRLDALELEKRGGAARE is encoded by the coding sequence ATGGGGCGGCAAGAGAAGAGGAAATGCTCAGATTCACGGCAGGGCGGCCGTCAGGCCCTGCTAGTTTTTCTTCTCGTCGCCGTCACCTTCACAGCGTTTTTCCCGTCTCTTCAGAACGGCTTCACCAACTGGGATGACGACGAGTATATCCTGAACAACCCCCTGGTCTTTGAGCTTTCCTGGGAGAACCTGAAGGGAATCTTCAATTTCTCAGACCCCTCGCTCTACCGGAGCAACATCCTGGTGAAGAGCCTCTACGTCCCCCTCACCACCCTCTCCTTCGCCGTGGAATATCACTTTTCGGGGCCTTCCCCCTTCACCTTCCATCTCACCAACCTCGTGCTCCACTGCCTCAACACGACCCTGGTCTTCTGGCTGTTCCTGCTGCTCGCGAGGAATGAGTGGGCGGCCTTCATCGTGGCGCTCCTCTTCGGGATCCACCCCCTCCACGTGGAGTCCGTGGCATGGATCACCGAGCGCAAGGACGTGCTCTATGCTTTTTTCTATCTTCTCTCCATGATTGCTTACCTTCACTGGCGGACACACAGAAAGCCTCTTTTTTACGGCCTCACGCTAGCCTTCTTTGTGCTCTCGCTCTTGGCCAAGCCCATGGCAATCACCCTCCCGGCGGTGCTTCTCCTTCTTGACTGGTACGAGGAGCGGGCGCTCAAGGCTGACTTCCTGGTGAACAAGCTGCCTTTTATCCTGCTCTGCATCGGCGAGCTTCTGATCCTGAGGACTATCGGCGAGATAGGAAAGGCCGTCGAGACGGACCTGGGACCTGCGCCGACCCTCGGTTACAATCTCATTGTCGCCGGCTACGGCTTTTATTTCTATTTCTCCAAGATGCTCCTCCCGGTCAATCTCTCAGCGGTGTATCGCCACCCTGTCGAGGCAAAAACCGCGGGCTCACTTCCATGGGAGTTCACGGCGACAGGCGTCATCGCGCCCCTGGTCTTCGCCCTGGCCCTTTACTTCGCCCGGCGCTCCAGGGAGGTCCTCTTCGGCCTTCTCTTCTATCTCATCACTATCCTCCCCGTGAGCCAGATCCTCCCTATCCCGCCCGGCATCGCCGCCGACCGCTATTTCTACGTGCCTTCCCTGGGGTATTTCTTCATTATTGCCCTCGGGGTGCTGTGGATCCACCAGGGGCTTTCCAGAGAGCACAGTCCCGCGGCGCGGGGGATACTCGCTCTCGGCGCCGCCATGGTCATCACGCTCAGTATCCTCACATGGGAGCGCTGCGGCGTCTGGAAGGACAGCATCACCCTCTGGAACGACACGTCAATGAAGGACTCGAGGAACCTTAATGCATACTATGGCCGCTGCCTCGCCTATATAGAACAAAAAGACTTTGACGCAGCTCTCGCGGAATGCACTACCGTCCTCTCCGTCAATCCCTATGACGCCTCGGCACACAATAACTGCGGCGTCATCTTCTTCATGACGGGAAAGACAGATGAGGCCATCGCCTACTACGACAAGGCCATAGCATACAGCCCCCGCTTTTCCGAGGCACACGGGAACCGGGGCGCCGCACGTCAGAAGAAAGGAGATCTGGAAAGCGCCCTGGTGGACTGTGACAGGGCTGTGGAATACAACCCCTATAACGCCGACGCCTTTACCACGAGGGGATTGGTGCACCAGCATAAGGGAGAGTTCCGGGAAGCCCTCAGGGACTATGACCGCGCCCTCTTCCTCGACCCGATGCACAAGGATGCCCTCAACAACCGGGGCTCTCTCCACGCGGCCATGAAGGAATACGACAGGGCCGTCGCCGACCTCACGGAGGCCCTCAGGCTCTCGCCGGGCCACGCGGGAATACTGAGCAACAGGGGGACCGTCTTTTTCCTGAAAAAAGACTATGATAAAGCTCTTGACGACCTGAGGGAAGCCCTCAGGCTCGACCCCTCCCACCTGAGGGCCCGCGTCACGCTGGCCCACACGCTCCACAGGATGGGGAACGATCCCAAGGCCCTCGCAGAGCTCGCGAAGGTTCTCGAGCGCGACCCCTCCTTTCTGG